A region from the Halosolutus gelatinilyticus genome encodes:
- a CDS encoding glycoside hydrolase family 2 codes for MTHRWTGGIVETGAADGPPAVDEWRPVAVPGRPAAFGDEFDGDRSIAYRTTVPDPRERDAERALLELRGAYDRTRVWVNGTELGEHEPYFVPARFEFDPEPENELVVVCEPPSSLAGIYGTDEVPIETATPGIWWGVNVESRPRTFLRRVDATPRLTDGTAAIDVTVEVDAGATIDDAVTLSLRPEGFRGGASMERVPVRADAGARVAVSTSIDVPEPALWWPRGYGPQPRYTVRAKLGDDTREETVGFCRVERDADGLLVNGERVLARGFTRLPGGDPTADVERAVDANATIVRARAHVPSPGFYAACDEAGVLVWQDLPATGSDIDAERATALTTAIANAYGHHPSLAMYGAQDQPVDPFSDPLGEGLLSKLALRYRAWRTAVDDGAAREVATSFPDDRPVVAVTGAPGTGADAAHLAPGWQYLAAADVDWLLDTYPALGAIVGGFGAGSLTDDDVDRAAVPGLDPAALDRRAATAAESRDYQERTLKTVAEALRRRGCGVLAAATLRDPGSGGGPGVLTADGDPKSAYDAIKRSFEPIQAVLDAPPTRGVVGITLCNDTVDAQEATVGWRAGDRDGETTVTVDPLGTAPAGTAQIPIDAGRIDLAVSLADRTVHNRYSL; via the coding sequence ATGACTCACAGGTGGACTGGTGGGATCGTCGAGACGGGTGCCGCGGACGGGCCGCCCGCGGTCGACGAGTGGCGCCCGGTCGCCGTTCCCGGGCGGCCCGCCGCGTTCGGCGACGAGTTCGACGGCGACCGGTCGATCGCCTACCGGACGACGGTTCCGGACCCGCGCGAACGCGACGCCGAGCGGGCGCTACTCGAACTCCGCGGGGCGTACGATCGAACGCGAGTGTGGGTTAACGGGACCGAGCTGGGCGAGCACGAGCCCTACTTCGTCCCCGCGCGGTTCGAATTCGATCCGGAACCCGAGAACGAGCTGGTCGTCGTCTGCGAACCGCCGTCGTCGCTTGCCGGCATCTACGGAACCGACGAGGTGCCGATCGAGACGGCGACGCCCGGCATCTGGTGGGGGGTCAACGTCGAATCCCGCCCCCGAACCTTCCTTCGGCGCGTCGACGCGACGCCGCGGTTGACCGACGGGACCGCCGCTATCGACGTCACCGTCGAGGTCGACGCCGGCGCGACGATCGACGACGCGGTCACGCTCTCGCTGCGGCCCGAGGGGTTCCGCGGCGGCGCCTCGATGGAGCGCGTTCCCGTCCGAGCCGACGCGGGAGCGCGGGTCGCGGTCTCGACGTCGATCGACGTTCCCGAACCGGCGCTGTGGTGGCCCCGCGGCTACGGCCCCCAGCCCCGCTACACCGTTCGCGCCAAACTCGGCGACGATACCCGCGAGGAGACCGTGGGATTCTGTCGCGTCGAGCGCGACGCGGACGGACTGCTGGTCAACGGCGAGCGCGTCCTGGCGCGCGGATTCACGCGACTCCCCGGCGGCGATCCGACGGCTGACGTCGAGCGAGCCGTCGACGCGAATGCGACAATCGTTCGCGCCCGCGCACACGTGCCGTCACCCGGCTTTTACGCGGCCTGCGACGAGGCCGGCGTGCTCGTCTGGCAGGACCTCCCCGCGACCGGGAGCGATATCGACGCCGAGCGCGCCACGGCGCTTACGACGGCGATCGCGAACGCGTACGGCCACCACCCGAGCCTCGCGATGTACGGCGCCCAGGACCAGCCGGTCGATCCGTTCTCCGATCCGCTCGGCGAGGGACTGCTGTCGAAACTCGCGCTGCGGTACCGCGCGTGGCGAACGGCCGTCGACGACGGCGCCGCGAGGGAGGTCGCCACGTCGTTCCCGGACGATCGCCCCGTCGTGGCCGTGACCGGCGCGCCGGGGACCGGCGCCGACGCCGCGCACCTCGCTCCCGGCTGGCAGTACCTCGCGGCCGCGGACGTCGACTGGCTCCTCGATACGTACCCCGCGCTCGGCGCGATCGTCGGCGGTTTCGGCGCCGGGTCCCTGACCGACGACGACGTCGATCGGGCGGCGGTTCCCGGCCTCGATCCGGCCGCGCTCGATCGGCGGGCCGCGACCGCCGCTGAGTCGCGCGACTACCAGGAACGAACGCTGAAAACCGTCGCCGAGGCGCTCCGCCGTCGCGGCTGCGGGGTCCTCGCCGCGGCGACCCTCCGCGATCCGGGCTCCGGGGGCGGCCCGGGCGTGCTGACGGCCGACGGCGATCCGAAGTCCGCCTACGACGCGATCAAACGGTCGTTCGAGCCGATTCAGGCCGTCCTCGACGCGCCGCCGACGCGCGGCGTCGTCGGCATCACCCTCTGTAACGACACCGTCGACGCACAGGAGGCCACGGTCGGCTGGCGCGCCGGCGACAGGGACGGCGAGACGACGGTCACCGTCGATCCGCTCGGGACGGCGCCGGCC
- a CDS encoding tubulin/FtsZ family protein — protein MKVALIGVGQAGGKITERLARFDAEMGFDAVQGALAINSAEQDLQSVEFAETLLIGADRVNGHGVGGDNELGAEIMQSDVQQVMDALDGRVTSAAEAIFVVAGLGGGTGSGGAPALVHHLQRVYDVPVYALGVLPGRNEGALYQANAGRSLKTLFREADATLLIDNDAWHEQGESVEGAFETINGKIAQRVGLLFASGEAVEGVGESVVDSSEVINTLRSGGVAALGYASAVAAEESAENINTVMTVARQALLTGTSLPDATAADSALLVVAGEPERTPRKGVERARRWLEDETESMQVRGGDFPLESDRLAALVLLGGAERSDRIERFMERAREANRNRGRDEAGSDPAAKLVDDRLEDLF, from the coding sequence ATGAAAGTCGCTCTGATTGGTGTAGGACAGGCCGGTGGGAAGATCACCGAACGACTCGCGCGCTTCGACGCGGAGATGGGATTCGACGCCGTTCAGGGGGCGCTCGCGATCAACTCGGCCGAACAGGACCTCCAGTCGGTCGAGTTCGCCGAGACGCTCCTGATCGGCGCCGATCGCGTCAACGGCCACGGCGTCGGCGGCGACAACGAACTCGGCGCCGAGATCATGCAGTCGGACGTCCAGCAGGTCATGGACGCGCTCGACGGGCGCGTCACCTCCGCGGCCGAGGCCATCTTCGTGGTCGCCGGGCTCGGCGGCGGCACCGGCAGCGGCGGCGCGCCCGCGCTCGTCCACCACCTCCAGCGGGTCTACGACGTCCCCGTCTACGCCCTCGGCGTGCTGCCGGGGCGCAACGAGGGCGCCCTCTACCAGGCCAACGCCGGTCGCTCACTCAAAACGCTCTTCCGGGAGGCCGACGCGACGCTCCTGATCGACAACGACGCCTGGCACGAACAGGGTGAAAGCGTCGAGGGCGCGTTCGAGACTATCAACGGCAAGATCGCCCAGCGAGTGGGGCTGCTGTTCGCCTCGGGCGAGGCCGTCGAGGGAGTGGGAGAAAGCGTGGTCGATTCGAGCGAAGTCATCAACACGCTCCGATCGGGTGGTGTCGCAGCGCTCGGCTACGCCAGCGCGGTCGCCGCGGAGGAGAGCGCCGAGAACATCAATACGGTGATGACGGTCGCCCGTCAGGCGCTCCTGACGGGAACCAGCCTGCCCGACGCGACGGCGGCCGACTCGGCGCTGCTCGTCGTCGCCGGCGAACCCGAGCGAACCCCCCGCAAGGGCGTCGAACGCGCGCGCCGCTGGCTCGAAGACGAGACCGAGAGCATGCAGGTCCGGGGTGGCGACTTCCCGCTCGAGAGCGATCGGCTCGCCGCGCTCGTCCTCCTGGGCGGGGCCGAGCGATCCGATCGGATCGAGCGGTTCATGGAGCGAGCGCGGGAGGCGAACCGAAACCGGGGGCGAGACGAGGCGGGGTCCGACCCGGCGGCGAAACTCGTCGACGATCGACTCGAGGATCTGTTCTAG
- a CDS encoding DUF5791 family protein: MFYDQRTTVPDSPADLRAEYDDDLRSIVDERGIDPVADETGVDRDRLESLTDGASPALTIEEAAEIQALGEDEPDPDAIVTMACEHLLLGMSTAVLDVDTLESRVDLDAEAKEIQQKIERRAPMTFDEFVHIQYVIADGAP; this comes from the coding sequence ATGTTCTACGACCAACGGACGACCGTCCCGGACTCGCCCGCGGACCTCCGGGCGGAGTACGACGACGACCTCCGATCGATCGTCGACGAGCGCGGGATCGACCCCGTCGCCGACGAGACGGGCGTCGATCGAGACCGGCTCGAGTCGCTGACCGACGGCGCGTCGCCCGCCCTCACGATCGAAGAGGCCGCCGAGATCCAGGCGCTCGGGGAGGACGAACCCGATCCCGACGCGATCGTGACCATGGCCTGCGAGCACCTCCTGTTGGGAATGTCGACCGCGGTACTCGACGTCGACACGCTCGAGAGCCGGGTCGACCTCGACGCGGAGGCAAAGGAGATCCAACAGAAGATCGAGCGGCGGGCGCCGATGACCTTCGACGAGTTCGTCCACATTCAGTACGTCATCGCGGACGGCGCGCCGTAG
- a CDS encoding SDR family oxidoreductase: MNVAILGCGYVGLELGRQLADRGHEAIGVRRSAEGLDAIEAAGFEGIRADVTDPDDLAAVPAVDAIVFAASSGGRGADAAREVYVDGLRTAIETFGKRDEPPERLIYASSTGVHGDHGGARVDEGTPIDPTTDKTAVLAQAERIALDLPREYGFDGTVARYAGLYGPDRYRLERYLEGPVTEGYLNMVHRDDAAGAVRYLLERNLARGEVVQVVDDEPVSKWSFADWLADECELEQPPKRTKAERLEDDGLSEAARRRILTSKRCSNEKLRDLGYEFAHPTFREGYRAAIAAYGDA; this comes from the coding sequence ATGAACGTTGCAATTCTCGGCTGCGGCTACGTCGGGCTCGAACTCGGCCGCCAACTGGCCGATCGCGGCCACGAGGCGATCGGTGTCCGCCGATCGGCCGAGGGGCTCGACGCGATCGAGGCGGCGGGGTTCGAGGGGATTCGGGCCGACGTCACCGATCCCGACGACCTCGCGGCGGTTCCGGCCGTCGACGCGATCGTCTTCGCCGCCAGCAGCGGGGGCCGCGGCGCCGACGCCGCTCGCGAGGTGTACGTCGACGGACTGCGGACGGCGATCGAGACCTTCGGGAAGCGCGACGAGCCGCCGGAGCGACTGATCTACGCCTCCTCGACGGGCGTCCACGGCGACCACGGCGGCGCCCGGGTCGACGAGGGGACGCCGATCGATCCCACCACCGACAAGACCGCGGTGCTCGCCCAGGCCGAACGGATCGCCCTCGATCTCCCGCGGGAGTACGGGTTCGACGGCACCGTCGCCCGGTACGCGGGCCTCTACGGCCCCGATCGGTACCGCCTCGAGCGGTACCTGGAGGGGCCGGTCACGGAGGGGTATCTCAACATGGTCCATCGGGACGACGCCGCGGGCGCGGTCCGGTACCTGCTCGAACGGAACCTCGCCCGCGGGGAGGTCGTTCAGGTCGTCGACGACGAACCGGTTTCGAAGTGGTCGTTCGCGGACTGGTTAGCCGACGAGTGTGAGCTGGAACAGCCGCCGAAACGGACCAAGGCGGAGCGACTCGAGGACGACGGCCTCTCGGAAGCCGCCCGCCGGCGGATCCTGACGAGCAAGCGCTGCTCCAACGAGAAGCTTCGGGATCTGGGCTACGAGTTTGCCCACCCGACCTTCCGCGAGGGGTACCGCGCTGCGATCGCGGCCTACGGGGACGCGTGA
- a CDS encoding DHH family phosphoesterase: MVSRSVSSTAASGADVLAIGPAIEAVESLEPLVLSLLVLVVVGLGVGGWWVVRWFRRPPGVRLQRVLGTHDDVAVLMHPNPDPDAMSCAMGVAAIADTVGTETTLQFPGEIRHQENRAFRTVLNLDTERVESSSDLAADAVVLVDHNTARGFTGAQTIEPIAVIDHHPGNGAGTAFTDVRTDYGAASSIIAEYLDEIGATMAAEDESEPTIPPELATGLLYGIQSDTNHLTNGCSRAEFDACAFLYPGIDEDLLDRIANPKVSDDVLRIKARAITEKRIEGPFAICDVGEIGNVDAIPQAADELVQLEGVTAVVVYGENDGTLHLSGRSRDDRVHMGETLRHAVKDIPMANAGGHARMGGGQISVDHMKGIGPSDGISKPEFEDRLFSALAGERS, from the coding sequence ATGGTTTCCCGGAGCGTCTCGTCAACTGCCGCCTCCGGGGCGGACGTACTGGCGATTGGACCCGCAATCGAGGCGGTGGAATCGCTGGAGCCGCTGGTTCTTTCGTTGCTGGTCCTCGTCGTCGTCGGCCTCGGCGTCGGCGGCTGGTGGGTCGTCCGGTGGTTTCGACGGCCGCCCGGTGTTCGGCTCCAGCGCGTCCTCGGGACCCACGACGACGTGGCGGTGTTGATGCACCCCAATCCCGACCCGGACGCCATGTCGTGTGCGATGGGCGTCGCCGCGATCGCCGACACGGTCGGGACCGAGACGACGCTGCAGTTTCCCGGCGAGATCCGCCACCAGGAGAACCGCGCGTTTCGGACCGTTCTCAATCTCGACACGGAACGCGTCGAATCGAGTTCGGACCTGGCGGCGGACGCGGTCGTGCTGGTGGATCACAACACGGCGCGAGGGTTTACGGGCGCCCAGACGATCGAACCGATCGCGGTGATCGACCACCACCCGGGTAACGGCGCCGGCACGGCGTTCACCGACGTCCGCACCGACTACGGCGCGGCGTCGTCGATCATCGCCGAGTATCTGGACGAGATCGGGGCGACGATGGCCGCCGAGGACGAGAGCGAGCCGACGATCCCGCCGGAACTCGCGACCGGCCTGCTGTACGGCATCCAGTCGGACACGAACCACCTGACGAACGGCTGCTCACGCGCCGAGTTCGACGCCTGCGCGTTCCTCTACCCGGGGATCGACGAGGACCTACTCGATCGGATCGCCAACCCGAAGGTCAGCGACGACGTGTTGCGGATCAAGGCGAGGGCGATCACCGAGAAGCGCATCGAGGGGCCGTTCGCCATCTGCGACGTCGGCGAGATCGGCAACGTCGACGCGATCCCGCAGGCCGCGGACGAACTCGTCCAACTGGAGGGCGTCACGGCGGTCGTCGTCTACGGCGAGAACGACGGCACGCTCCACCTCTCGGGTCGATCGCGGGACGATCGGGTCCACATGGGCGAGACGCTTCGCCACGCCGTCAAGGACATCCCGATGGCCAACGCGGGGGGCCACGCTCGCATGGGCGGCGGCCAGATCTCGGTCGATCACATGAAGGGGATCGGCCCGTCCGACGGGATCAGCAAGCCGGAGTTCGAGGATCGACTCTTCTCGGCGCTCGCGGGCGAACGATCCTGA
- a CDS encoding carbohydrate kinase family protein, with protein sequence MSYAALRDRLTAFRNEPKRVAALPDGSVDRCYRVSGPGGDRFETPEALARYLRSGDGDTVPIEPIDVRPGGQAVNAASQVHALGDDAALVGHLDHPVFATLPFETRSMGSPTEIHAFVFDGEERLFPDRSTQAPDWDVDDLRDAVEWDRLVDADALCCANWASYRGLVGVFDRLAERRPDDLPVVVDPGAIELVGDAELETLLGALTRADAAADVYLSVDPNEYGRVANVVDASEMPTERRAAALRSELEIAGIVSHGADEAIAATCEGTAAVEMLEIDDPMFTMGAGDRFSGALACALARDWPREHALALGNACAASFVATGETAALDALESRLAGAG encoded by the coding sequence GTGAGCTACGCGGCCCTCCGCGATCGACTGACGGCATTTCGCAACGAGCCGAAGCGCGTCGCCGCGCTCCCGGACGGGAGCGTCGATCGCTGCTACCGGGTCTCGGGACCCGGCGGCGATCGATTCGAGACCCCCGAGGCGCTGGCACGGTACCTCCGGTCGGGCGACGGCGACACCGTTCCGATCGAGCCGATCGACGTCCGACCCGGCGGACAGGCGGTCAACGCGGCGAGCCAAGTCCACGCGCTCGGCGACGACGCCGCCCTCGTCGGTCACCTCGATCACCCCGTCTTCGCGACGCTCCCGTTCGAGACGCGCTCGATGGGCTCGCCCACGGAAATTCACGCGTTCGTCTTCGACGGCGAGGAACGGCTCTTTCCAGACCGATCGACGCAGGCGCCCGACTGGGATGTCGACGACCTGCGGGACGCCGTCGAGTGGGATCGCCTCGTCGACGCGGACGCGCTCTGCTGTGCGAACTGGGCGTCCTATCGCGGTCTCGTGGGGGTGTTCGATCGGCTCGCGGAGCGCCGTCCCGACGATCTCCCGGTCGTCGTCGATCCGGGCGCGATCGAACTCGTCGGGGACGCCGAACTCGAAACGCTGCTCGGCGCGCTGACCCGCGCGGACGCCGCCGCGGACGTCTACCTGAGCGTAGACCCGAACGAGTACGGGAGGGTCGCGAACGTCGTCGACGCCTCTGAGATGCCCACCGAACGCCGCGCCGCCGCGCTGCGATCGGAACTGGAGATCGCAGGGATCGTCTCCCACGGCGCCGACGAGGCGATCGCGGCAACCTGCGAGGGGACGGCGGCGGTCGAGATGCTCGAGATCGACGATCCGATGTTTACGATGGGAGCGGGGGACCGGTTCTCTGGCGCGCTCGCGTGCGCGCTGGCTCGCGACTGGCCGCGGGAGCACGCGCTCGCGCTCGGGAACGCCTGCGCCGCGTCGTTCGTCGCGACCGGCGAGACGGCGGCTCTCGACGCACTGGAGTCGCGACTCGCGGGTGCCGGGTAG
- a CDS encoding HVO_0758 family zinc finger protein — protein sequence MKSVRKALREGELEKDTYDRLVCSECEKPLKTENNPDEIKTLRICPDCDARWKEIR from the coding sequence ATGAAATCTGTCCGGAAGGCGCTCCGCGAAGGCGAACTCGAGAAGGACACGTACGATCGACTCGTCTGTAGCGAGTGCGAGAAGCCTCTGAAGACCGAAAACAACCCGGACGAGATCAAGACGCTCCGAATCTGTCCGGACTGCGACGCGCGGTGGAAGGAGATCCGGTGA
- a CDS encoding glycosyl transferase family 2: protein MEYVQERIATLHDLGGSGIGGVAADDAIARAVGETAVVVPMTDREHESPAAARVLAELERLDPAAVIVPVRAAPDRIGPFREWLESFALPIEVLWCTAPAVEERLRAAGLSGGFGKGRDVWLALGPAAAAGEYVVVHDADARSYEAGHVRRLLAPLTMGFSFSKGYYARVEDGRLYGRLFRLFYDPLIRALSASHDAPILEYLGAFRYALAGEFAATADLARRLRPPRTWGLEVGTLGAAFDHAGVAGTAQVDLGRHEHDHRAVAGETGLEGMSREVAAELLRVVEERGVDPDYGTLPDRYLAVGDRLLDRYGADAAFNGLAYDRASERDQLERYADSIAPPGLDRRLPPWRDAPLAPGDVRDAARPWIGGRVGSSADD, encoded by the coding sequence ATGGAGTACGTCCAGGAGCGGATCGCGACGCTCCACGACCTCGGCGGGTCGGGGATCGGCGGGGTCGCGGCTGACGACGCGATCGCGCGCGCCGTCGGGGAGACGGCCGTCGTCGTCCCGATGACCGACCGCGAACACGAGAGCCCCGCCGCCGCGCGCGTGCTTGCCGAACTCGAGCGACTCGATCCGGCCGCGGTGATCGTCCCCGTCCGCGCCGCGCCGGACCGGATCGGCCCCTTCCGCGAGTGGCTGGAGTCGTTCGCGCTCCCGATCGAGGTGCTGTGGTGTACCGCTCCCGCCGTCGAGGAGCGGCTCCGAGCGGCGGGATTGTCCGGCGGCTTCGGAAAGGGACGCGACGTCTGGCTGGCGCTGGGACCCGCCGCGGCCGCCGGCGAGTACGTCGTCGTCCACGACGCCGACGCCCGCAGCTACGAGGCCGGACACGTCCGTCGCCTGCTTGCGCCGCTCACGATGGGATTTTCGTTCTCGAAGGGGTACTACGCCCGCGTCGAGGACGGCCGACTCTACGGCCGGCTGTTCCGCCTGTTCTACGACCCCCTGATCCGGGCGCTTTCGGCGAGCCACGACGCTCCGATCCTCGAGTATCTCGGCGCCTTTCGCTACGCGCTCGCCGGCGAGTTCGCCGCCACCGCCGACCTCGCCCGCCGCCTCCGACCGCCCCGCACGTGGGGGCTCGAGGTCGGGACGCTCGGCGCCGCGTTCGACCACGCGGGCGTCGCGGGCACCGCGCAGGTCGACCTCGGCCGCCACGAGCACGACCACCGCGCGGTCGCCGGCGAGACGGGTCTCGAGGGGATGAGCCGCGAGGTCGCCGCCGAACTCCTGCGGGTGGTCGAAGAACGCGGCGTCGACCCCGACTACGGAACCCTGCCCGATCGCTACCTCGCCGTCGGCGATCGGCTGCTCGACCGGTACGGCGCCGACGCGGCGTTCAACGGCCTCGCGTACGATCGCGCGAGCGAGCGCGACCAGCTGGAACGCTACGCCGATTCGATCGCGCCGCCGGGCCTCGATCGGCGGCTGCCGCCGTGGCGCGACGCGCCGCTCGCGCCGGGCGACGTTCGCGACGCGGCCCGGCCGTGGATCGGCGGCCGCGTCGGCTCCAGCGCGGACGATTGA
- a CDS encoding DUF7109 family protein has protein sequence MDATADELAGVVDLFGGLTRAELERALAEAAFRADGRSVDEAALAETIDSALASFALVRYDRADEGADGDAESLFIAGPTAFPTLPEHAEDLPHILDVDPRRPDREALGETVCERFAGAADAAIEAGDDDRIHRLIDVSYDVDAWAPVDVTDDRRRLEAALE, from the coding sequence ATGGACGCCACCGCCGACGAACTCGCCGGCGTGGTCGACCTCTTCGGCGGACTGACCCGCGCGGAGCTCGAACGCGCGCTCGCGGAGGCCGCGTTCCGGGCCGACGGGCGGTCCGTCGACGAGGCGGCCCTCGCAGAGACGATCGATAGCGCCCTCGCGTCGTTCGCCCTCGTCCGGTACGACCGAGCCGACGAGGGCGCCGACGGAGACGCCGAGTCGCTGTTCATCGCCGGCCCGACGGCGTTTCCGACCCTGCCGGAGCACGCGGAGGACCTCCCGCACATCCTCGACGTCGACCCGCGCCGACCCGATCGCGAGGCGCTCGGTGAGACGGTGTGCGAGCGGTTCGCCGGCGCGGCCGACGCGGCGATCGAGGCGGGCGACGACGATCGGATCCACCGCCTGATCGACGTCAGCTACGACGTCGACGCGTGGGCGCCCGTCGACGTGACCGACGACCGACGGCGGCTGGAAGCGGCGCTCGAGTGA
- a CDS encoding NUDIX hydrolase — MPEQTLHFDPIAAHRPVEIDDQEHDAAVLAPVIERDGEHHLLFTRRADHLGEHPGQMSFPGGGAEPEDETILDTALREADEEIGLRASEAEIVGQLDDIRTITEYAVTPFVARIPDREYDRDEDEVAEIIALPLSGLLDPENYEYERRDHPYYGDIVIHYFHVDGYTVWGATGRILVQLLELATDFEAPEKVDRSTL, encoded by the coding sequence ATGCCGGAACAGACGCTGCACTTCGATCCGATCGCGGCCCACCGACCGGTCGAGATCGACGATCAGGAACACGACGCGGCCGTCCTCGCGCCCGTGATCGAACGCGACGGGGAGCACCACCTGCTGTTCACCCGCCGGGCCGACCACCTCGGGGAGCACCCCGGCCAGATGAGCTTCCCCGGCGGCGGCGCCGAACCGGAGGACGAGACGATCCTCGACACCGCCCTCCGCGAGGCCGACGAGGAGATCGGCCTCCGGGCGTCGGAAGCGGAGATCGTCGGCCAACTCGACGACATCCGGACGATCACCGAGTACGCCGTCACGCCCTTCGTCGCTCGGATCCCCGATCGGGAGTACGACCGCGACGAGGACGAGGTAGCCGAGATCATCGCTCTCCCGCTGTCCGGCCTCCTCGACCCGGAGAACTACGAGTACGAGCGCCGAGACCACCCCTACTACGGCGACATCGTCATCCACTACTTCCACGTCGACGGCTACACCGTCTGGGGCGCGACGGGTCGGATCCTCGTCCAGTTGCTCGAACTCGCGACCGACTTCGAAGCGCCTGAGAAGGTCGATCGATCGACTCTTTGA
- a CDS encoding DUF7388 family protein produces MLTTSTTLARVGLDAIALKPTECDVSAAASMPIETVAIDYEGREHFPDPDVLADLADETDVRLTTPVRADGFDPLGDASLLADLPESIGRVLVAGHPAYLSEEERARAVAPRLGDALADDPDAWVGTESVERVAMATGATQYDLLSRSTPRELRALRAAGFAGEIAVYAPTVLTDDEDAVLDAVGAYVARRRPVAAVLPDGAPTDSSATGRARDVLLEAAREYAVVGTEDELRAQTDALHEAGATTIVGYPARGIESLRS; encoded by the coding sequence GTGTTAACTACCTCGACCACCCTCGCCCGCGTCGGACTGGATGCGATCGCCCTCAAGCCGACCGAGTGCGACGTCTCGGCCGCCGCGTCGATGCCGATCGAGACGGTCGCGATCGACTACGAGGGCCGCGAGCACTTCCCCGACCCGGACGTCCTCGCCGATCTAGCCGACGAGACGGATGTCCGGCTGACGACGCCGGTCCGGGCCGACGGGTTCGACCCGCTCGGCGACGCGTCGCTGCTCGCGGACCTTCCGGAATCGATCGGGCGCGTGCTTGTCGCGGGACATCCCGCGTACCTCTCCGAGGAGGAACGCGCGCGAGCGGTCGCGCCGCGGCTGGGTGACGCCCTCGCGGACGACCCCGACGCGTGGGTCGGCACCGAGAGCGTCGAGCGCGTCGCCATGGCGACCGGTGCGACGCAGTACGACCTCCTCTCGCGATCGACGCCGCGGGAACTCCGGGCGCTCCGTGCGGCGGGGTTCGCCGGGGAGATCGCGGTCTACGCGCCGACGGTGTTGACGGACGACGAGGACGCCGTGCTCGACGCCGTCGGCGCCTACGTCGCCCGGCGTCGACCCGTCGCGGCCGTCCTTCCCGACGGCGCGCCGACCGATTCGAGCGCGACGGGACGTGCGAGAGACGTGCTGCTCGAGGCGGCCCGCGAGTACGCCGTCGTCGGCACCGAAGACGAGCTCCGCGCGCAGACGGACGCGCTCCACGAGGCGGGCGCGACGACGATCGTCGGCTATCCGGCGCGCGGTATCGAGTCGCTCCGTTCTTGA